The Desulfatibacillum aliphaticivorans DSM 15576 genome has a segment encoding these proteins:
- a CDS encoding hydrogenase iron-sulfur subunit, translating into MADWEPKIVAFLCNWCSYGAADLAGVSRMQYPANIRVVRIPCTGRMSPKFALAAFRKGADAVWVSGUHPGECHYLEGNFYARRKFALFTNLLEHMGIEPGRIHFSWISSAESTKFVDVVTRVTEEVRALGPAKHFIKEKVEVA; encoded by the coding sequence ATGGCCGATTGGGAACCCAAAATCGTAGCTTTTTTATGCAACTGGTGCAGCTACGGTGCGGCGGACTTGGCCGGTGTCAGCCGGATGCAATATCCAGCTAACATCCGTGTGGTTCGCATTCCGTGCACTGGTAGAATGAGCCCGAAGTTTGCGCTGGCAGCTTTTAGAAAAGGGGCGGACGCCGTCTGGGTGTCTGGGTGACATCCGGGTGAATGTCATTACCTGGAAGGTAATTTTTATGCACGTCGGAAATTCGCCCTTTTTACAAACCTGCTGGAGCACATGGGGATTGAGCCCGGAAGAATTCATTTTTCCTGGATCTCCTCTGCGGAATCCACCAAGTTCGTTGACGTGGTCACCCGCGTCACCGAGGAAGTTCGCGCCCTAGGCCCAGCGAAACATTTCATCAAGGAAAAGGTTGAGGTAGCCTGA
- a CDS encoding 4Fe-4S dicluster domain-containing protein, which produces MSEYAEKIRGIAKKLLDDGTVDMVIGFRKGTMPLINEPCFVKDAAKVDALIWDSSCGVNLANYLPKRKEKIGVVAKGCDSRNIVTHIVENQITREQLYIIGVPCTGMVDRRKVRLAVGKEILSVSEADGKITVTGDGYEEVLDKQEMLQDNCAICVHRNPVISDEVIADPVEEQTDVDRYADVKAVEAMAPEARWNHFEQLLDGCIRCYACRNACPLCYCPTCFVDESQPQWVGKSVDKTDTRTFHFLRAYHCAGRCTDCGACERACPVGIPVRQFTKKLEKDCKELFDWEAGMSLDVRPPLDTYRPEDPDEFIK; this is translated from the coding sequence ATGTCAGAATATGCTGAGAAAATCAGGGGGATTGCCAAAAAACTCCTTGATGACGGCACGGTGGACATGGTCATTGGGTTCAGGAAAGGAACCATGCCTTTGATCAATGAGCCGTGTTTTGTCAAGGATGCGGCCAAGGTTGACGCACTCATCTGGGATTCCAGTTGCGGGGTGAACCTGGCCAACTACTTGCCGAAGCGCAAGGAGAAAATTGGCGTGGTGGCGAAGGGATGCGACTCCCGCAACATCGTCACGCATATTGTGGAAAACCAAATCACCAGGGAGCAACTGTACATCATAGGCGTTCCCTGCACCGGCATGGTTGACCGCCGCAAAGTCCGTCTTGCCGTGGGCAAGGAAATCCTTTCCGTTTCCGAAGCTGACGGAAAAATCACGGTAACCGGCGACGGGTACGAAGAGGTTCTGGACAAGCAGGAAATGCTCCAGGACAACTGCGCCATCTGCGTTCACAGAAATCCTGTGATCTCTGATGAAGTGATCGCCGACCCGGTGGAAGAACAAACCGATGTAGACCGTTACGCAGACGTCAAGGCGGTGGAAGCCATGGCCCCCGAGGCCCGTTGGAACCACTTCGAGCAGTTGCTTGACGGATGCATCCGTTGCTATGCCTGCCGGAATGCATGTCCTTTGTGCTACTGTCCCACCTGTTTTGTGGACGAAAGCCAGCCTCAGTGGGTCGGCAAAAGCGTCGACAAAACGGACACCCGCACATTCCACTTTTTGAGGGCCTACCACTGCGCCGGCCGCTGCACCGACTGCGGCGCCTGCGAACGAGCCTGCCCGGTGGGCATTCCCGTCCGCCAGTTCACCAAAAAACTGGAAAAGGACTGCAAGGAACTCTTTGACTGGGAAGCCGGCATGAGCCTGGACGTGCGTCCTCCGCTGGATACTTACCGTCCAGAGGACCCGGATGAGTTTATCAAATAG